The Suncus etruscus isolate mSunEtr1 chromosome 14, mSunEtr1.pri.cur, whole genome shotgun sequence genome contains a region encoding:
- the MYADM gene encoding myeloid-associated differentiation marker, with translation MPVTVTRTTVTTTTTSSSGLGSPTIVGSPRALTQPLGLLRLLQLLCTCIAFSLVASVNAWAGFMANWCMFTWCFCFAMTLVILLVELAGLQARFPLSWRNFPITYACYAALFCLSASIIYPTTYAQFLHHGTTRNHAIAATAFSCIAFVAYATEVAWTRARPGEITGYMATVPGLLKVLETFVACIIFAFISEPGLYQRHPALEWCVAVYAICFILAAVAILLNLGECTNALPIPFPTFLSGLALLSVLLYATALVIWPLYQFDEKYGGKSRRSYDPYCGSSHYKDLCNWDRRLAVAILTAINFLAYLADLVYSSRLVFVRV, from the coding sequence ATGCCGGTGACCGTCACCCGCACCAccgtcaccaccaccaccacgtcGTCCTCCGGCCTGGGCTCCCCCACCATCGTGGGGTCCCCGCGGGCGCTGACGCAGCCCCTGGGCCTCCTGCGGCTGCTGCAGCTGCTCTGCACCTGCATCGCCTTCTCGCTGGTGGCCAGCGTGAACGCCTGGGCGGGCTTCATGGCCAACTGGTGCATGTTCACTTGGTGCTTCTGCTTCGCCATGACGCTGGTCATCCTCCTGGTGGAACTCGCCGGGCTGCAGGCCCGCTTCCCGCTGTCCTGGCGGAACTTCCCCATCACCTACGCCTGCTACGCCGCCCTCTTCTGCCTCTCGGCCTCCATCATCTACCCCACCACCTACGCCCAGTTCCTGCATCACGGCACCACCCGGAACCACGCCATCGCCGCCACCGCCTTCTCCTGCATCGCCTTCGTGGCCTACGCCACCGAGGTGGCCTGGACTCGGGCCCGGCCCGGAGAGATCACGGGCTACATGGCCACCGTGCCCGGGCTGCTGAAGGTGCTGGAGACCTTCGTGGCCTGCATCATCTTCGCCTTCATCAGCGAGCCCGGCCTGTACCAGCGACACCCGGCCCTGGAGTGGTGCGTGGCCGTCTACGCCATCTGCTTCATCCTGGCCGCCGTGGCCATCCTGCTGAACCTGGGCGAGTGCACCAACGCCCTGCCCATCCCCTTCCCCACCTTCCTTTCGGGGCTCGCCCTGCTCTCCGTGCTCCTCTATGCCACCGCCCTGGTCATCTGGCCGCTCTACCAGTTCGATGAGAAATATGGGGGCAAGTCACGGCGATCCTACGACCCTTACTGTGGCAGCAGCCACTATAAGGATCTGTGCAACTGGGATCGGCGCCTGGCCGTGGCCATCCTCACAGCCATCAACTTTCTGGCCTACCTTGCCGATCTGGTGTATTCCTCCCGCCTGGTCTTTGTGCGAGTCTGA